A genomic region of Methanothermobacter thermautotrophicus str. Delta H contains the following coding sequences:
- the thiC gene encoding phosphomethylpyrimidine synthase codes for MTQMDEAKKGVITDEMKAVAEAENVTPEFVRRGVASGKIAIPSNLNREEVAAVGIGAGLRTKVNATIGTSTDIVDFDMEEEKARIAIENRADTLMELSVGGDLDEIRRRILDLSPIPVGSVPVYQAAIETIREKGASIYMDEDVMFRAIEKQAKDGIDFMAIHCSVNRETLRRLKRQGREGGLVSRGGAFVSAWMVENGLENPLYENFDYILEIAKEHDFVLSMANAMRAGAIADSTDRAQVQELIVLGELIDRAREAGVQTIVEGPGHIPLNEIKANVILQKKLCRGAPFYMLGPIVTDIGAGYDHIVSSIGAAASAAAGADFICYVTPAEHLALPYPDDVKEGVIATRIGAYVGDMVKGIHNGEKDLEMANARKKLNWEAQFDAAMCPAEARRIRDERPPEDPDTCTMCGEYCAVKIVNEWLDSADTRIFD; via the coding sequence ATGACTCAAATGGATGAAGCTAAAAAAGGTGTTATAACAGATGAAATGAAAGCGGTGGCGGAGGCAGAGAACGTCACCCCAGAGTTTGTGAGAAGAGGAGTTGCCAGTGGTAAAATAGCCATCCCAAGCAACCTTAACCGTGAAGAGGTTGCAGCTGTCGGTATAGGCGCAGGTCTGAGGACCAAGGTCAACGCCACCATAGGAACATCCACAGACATCGTCGACTTTGATATGGAGGAGGAGAAGGCTCGCATTGCAATTGAAAACAGGGCAGACACCCTCATGGAACTCTCAGTTGGCGGGGACCTGGATGAGATAAGGAGAAGAATCCTTGACCTCTCACCCATACCCGTTGGAAGCGTACCTGTCTACCAGGCAGCCATTGAGACCATAAGGGAAAAGGGAGCCTCCATATACATGGACGAAGACGTTATGTTCAGGGCCATCGAGAAACAGGCAAAGGATGGTATAGACTTCATGGCCATCCACTGCAGTGTCAACAGGGAAACCCTGAGGAGGCTCAAAAGGCAGGGCCGTGAGGGTGGCCTTGTGAGCAGGGGAGGCGCATTTGTATCCGCCTGGATGGTTGAGAATGGACTGGAAAACCCCCTCTATGAGAACTTCGATTACATACTGGAGATTGCAAAGGAACATGACTTTGTGCTCTCCATGGCCAACGCCATGCGCGCCGGTGCCATCGCAGACTCAACCGACAGGGCCCAGGTACAGGAGCTCATAGTACTCGGTGAACTAATTGACAGGGCAAGGGAGGCCGGTGTCCAGACCATCGTTGAGGGCCCGGGCCACATACCCCTCAATGAGATAAAGGCCAATGTGATACTCCAGAAGAAACTCTGCAGGGGAGCCCCATTCTACATGCTGGGACCCATAGTCACGGATATAGGGGCCGGTTATGACCACATAGTGTCATCCATAGGGGCTGCCGCATCAGCTGCTGCAGGTGCAGACTTCATATGCTACGTCACACCGGCGGAGCACCTCGCCCTCCCATACCCGGATGATGTGAAGGAGGGTGTCATAGCAACAAGGATAGGTGCCTATGTGGGTGACATGGTCAAGGGTATCCACAACGGGGAGAAGGACCTCGAAATGGCCAACGCCCGTAAGAAGCTCAACTGGGAGGCCCAGTTCGATGCCGCGATGTGCCCTGCTGAAGCCAGGCGTATAAGGGATGAGAGGCCCCCTGAGGACCCTGATACCTGTACAATGTGTGGGGAATACTGCGCGGTCAAGATCGTTAACGAGTGGCTTGACAGTGCAGATACAAGGATCTTCGACTGA
- a CDS encoding carbohydrate kinase family protein has translation MSEDRDLLAVGHTAFDYIIHLDEFPEPNTSTAIKRMRNLHGGAAANVALVGSRLGLRTSLVSAVGGDFEGSEYRELLESSGIDIESMILVADESTPTAFVMTDSDHNQISYFYWGAARYFKDAETPADAIKSARAVHLATGDPSFNCRCGEFARSLGKIISFDPGQDLHMYSRSQLERAVGVCDILFGNHHEIDRICSKLSVDIHGLREMGPGVVVKTYGKEGSIIYSDDVIKIDAIPREAVDPTGAGDSYRAGFMRAYLRGADLKTCGRFASAVASFIVEDEGTQTNIPDTGEAVKRFTAQWGYEPPI, from the coding sequence ATGAGTGAAGACAGAGACCTTCTTGCTGTTGGACATACCGCCTTCGATTACATAATACATCTGGATGAATTTCCAGAACCAAACACATCAACAGCCATAAAACGCATGAGGAACCTTCATGGGGGAGCAGCCGCAAATGTCGCCCTGGTGGGATCAAGGCTTGGTCTTAGAACATCCCTTGTATCCGCGGTTGGAGGCGACTTTGAGGGTTCAGAGTACAGGGAGCTCCTGGAGTCAAGTGGTATAGATATTGAATCCATGATCCTGGTGGCGGACGAAAGCACCCCAACAGCCTTTGTGATGACCGATTCTGATCACAACCAGATAAGCTACTTCTACTGGGGCGCTGCAAGGTACTTCAAAGACGCCGAGACACCTGCGGATGCCATAAAATCTGCCCGTGCAGTGCACCTTGCAACCGGTGACCCATCCTTCAACTGCAGGTGCGGTGAATTTGCAAGGTCCCTCGGTAAGATAATAAGCTTTGACCCGGGGCAGGACCTCCACATGTACTCCCGCAGCCAGCTTGAAAGGGCCGTTGGTGTATGCGACATACTATTTGGGAACCACCATGAAATAGATCGCATATGCAGCAAACTGTCGGTGGATATCCATGGACTCCGGGAGATGGGACCTGGGGTGGTGGTTAAGACCTACGGGAAAGAGGGGAGCATCATATACTCCGATGATGTGATAAAGATAGACGCAATACCCCGGGAGGCGGTTGACCCCACAGGGGCCGGGGACTCCTACCGGGCAGGCTTCATGAGGGCCTACCTCCGGGGCGCGGACCTCAAAACCTGTGGGCGGTTCGCATCTGCAGTTGCATCATTCATAGTAGAGGATGAGGGTACCCAGACAAACATCCCTGACACAGGAGAAGCCGTGAAACGCTTCACTGCACAGTGGGGCTATGAACCCCCGATATGA
- the fdhD gene encoding formate dehydrogenase accessory sulfurtransferase FdhD has product MSLYREVDAFRVDDERRRVPEKVVNDIEVRIRINGGMEQRFTASPQALEEFATGYLLGEGLVDSVDDIVSIEISDNIIDAEIESGDLDIRRELVMGSDCFGGWRQRVEMVGPVDSDLRVRADDIFLAFKRMVKSAVVWRMTGGTHVAALVTGDEFRVFEDVSRHVAVDKVIGSGAMDGVNFRESFIVYSGRMPADMLIKVVRAGVPIIASNAAPTSSGYDAAQRTGLTMLGFVRGKRFNIYSHPERII; this is encoded by the coding sequence ATGTCACTGTACAGAGAGGTTGATGCTTTCCGTGTGGATGATGAAAGGAGAAGGGTCCCTGAAAAGGTCGTTAATGACATTGAGGTGCGTATAAGGATAAATGGTGGTATGGAGCAGCGCTTCACTGCAAGTCCCCAGGCCCTTGAGGAGTTTGCAACAGGTTACCTCCTTGGTGAGGGTCTGGTGGACTCCGTCGATGACATAGTATCCATTGAAATCAGCGATAATATAATCGATGCTGAGATAGAATCAGGTGATCTTGATATACGAAGGGAACTTGTGATGGGATCCGACTGTTTCGGTGGCTGGAGACAGAGGGTTGAAATGGTGGGCCCCGTTGATTCAGACCTGAGGGTAAGGGCTGATGATATATTCTTGGCATTCAAGCGTATGGTGAAGTCCGCGGTTGTCTGGAGGATGACCGGGGGTACCCATGTGGCTGCACTTGTAACAGGTGATGAATTCAGGGTCTTTGAGGATGTTAGCAGGCACGTGGCTGTCGATAAGGTAATAGGCTCCGGTGCAATGGATGGTGTTAATTTCAGAGAGAGCTTCATTGTCTATAGTGGTAGAATGCCAGCGGATATGCTCATAAAGGTCGTCCGTGCAGGGGTACCGATTATAGCATCCAACGCCGCCCCAACATCCTCAGGCTATGATGCTGCCCAGCGGACGGGTCTTACAATGCTCGGTTTCGTCCGCGGGAAGAGATTCAATATATACAGCCACCCTGAGAGGATAATTTAG
- the hxlB gene encoding 6-phospho-3-hexuloisomerase, whose protein sequence is MIIKEAIRDIIHNLEKMERDIDERTLDNFIEILTSAANVFVLGLGRSGLVARAFAMRLMHLEINAFVVGETITPAINEGDVLIAISGSGRTSYIVNAASIARERGAKVVAVTSYPDSDLAGLADLTVTIKGRTKIDGEKDYMKRQMRGNHHSRTPLGTLFEISALVFLDGIIAELMERFDKREEDLHHRHSSFD, encoded by the coding sequence ATGATAATAAAAGAGGCTATCAGGGACATAATCCATAATCTGGAGAAGATGGAGAGGGATATTGATGAGAGAACCCTTGATAATTTCATAGAAATCCTGACGTCTGCAGCCAACGTCTTTGTCCTGGGACTTGGGAGGTCGGGCCTCGTTGCCAGGGCCTTTGCCATGAGACTTATGCACCTTGAGATAAACGCCTTTGTGGTGGGCGAGACCATAACCCCTGCAATAAATGAGGGTGATGTCCTGATCGCAATATCAGGTTCGGGCAGGACAAGTTACATCGTGAATGCAGCCTCCATCGCCCGGGAGAGGGGTGCAAAGGTCGTGGCAGTAACATCATACCCTGACTCTGACCTCGCAGGGCTGGCAGATCTTACTGTGACCATAAAAGGAAGGACAAAGATTGACGGTGAGAAGGATTACATGAAGAGGCAGATGAGGGGCAACCATCACTCAAGAACACCCCTTGGAACACTCTTTGAGATATCAGCCCTGGTATTCCTGGACGGCATCATAGCTGAGCTCATGGAGAGGTTTGATAAGAGGGAGGAGGATCTGCACCACAGGCACAGCTCCTTTGATTAG
- the nuoE gene encoding NADH-quinone oxidoreductase subunit NuoE, producing MDEELKRIFAGYTGHKSEIIPILQDIQDAYGYLPEDALEEVASFTGVSRAHLYGVATFYAQFRFKPRGRKHIMVCTGTACHVSGAEQVLDALERHLGIEEGDVTDDMEYSLESVGCIGCCSLAPCAMVNDEVVSRIKPSRVGKIFPKKS from the coding sequence ATGGATGAGGAATTGAAGAGAATATTTGCGGGTTACACTGGCCATAAATCTGAAATCATACCAATACTGCAGGATATACAGGATGCATACGGTTATCTTCCAGAGGATGCCCTGGAGGAGGTAGCAAGCTTCACAGGGGTTAGCAGGGCCCATTTATACGGGGTCGCCACCTTCTATGCCCAGTTCAGGTTCAAACCAAGGGGGAGAAAGCATATCATGGTCTGCACTGGAACGGCATGTCATGTCAGCGGAGCGGAACAGGTTCTTGATGCCCTTGAGAGGCACCTGGGCATAGAGGAGGGGGATGTTACAGATGACATGGAATACTCCCTCGAATCCGTGGGCTGTATAGGGTGCTGCTCCCTCGCACCATGTGCAATGGTAAACGATGAGGTTGTATCACGCATAAAACCATCAAGGGTAGGTAAAATATTCCCAAAAAAGTCTTAG
- a CDS encoding LysR family transcriptional regulator, with the protein MDMKPLPGMEINGHRFDHRFFETLRVIGETFSQRRAARVLGVSPQVLNRRVLRAESLLGVKLVRSSGAGSELTPEAMEILGAYLRQIKILEGSGPLMIAAGYISSNLVEAAIEGLGVSASLFSCCDEDSFHLAERSMLDAVFLDDPLQAYRRDLDFVPVAYDHLVLVGRGISDIRDLDGSCFVGVSGSAQRLAWEVLSEAGVEFEVVREVRSPYHAHRIVMNDPELLTFLSASQFSGSDILRDETRHVISAVRCRDREWVDELIEFITGEGQALVAESGFEPLH; encoded by the coding sequence ATGGATATGAAGCCCCTCCCTGGAATGGAAATCAATGGGCACAGATTTGATCACAGGTTCTTTGAGACCCTCAGGGTTATAGGAGAGACCTTCTCACAGAGAAGGGCCGCCAGGGTTCTCGGGGTATCACCACAGGTGCTCAACAGGAGGGTGCTCAGGGCCGAGTCCCTCCTTGGTGTGAAACTGGTGAGAAGCAGTGGGGCTGGATCAGAACTCACACCGGAGGCCATGGAGATCCTGGGAGCCTACCTGCGACAGATTAAAATACTGGAGGGTTCAGGGCCACTGATGATAGCTGCTGGTTACATATCCTCAAACCTTGTAGAGGCCGCCATTGAGGGTCTGGGTGTGTCAGCATCCCTGTTTTCATGCTGTGATGAGGATTCATTCCATCTTGCAGAGAGGAGCATGCTTGATGCCGTATTCCTGGATGATCCCCTCCAGGCATACCGGAGGGACCTGGATTTTGTTCCTGTCGCCTATGACCACCTGGTCCTTGTTGGCAGGGGTATCAGTGATATCAGGGACCTTGACGGCTCCTGCTTTGTGGGGGTTTCGGGTTCTGCCCAGAGGCTGGCATGGGAGGTCCTCTCAGAGGCTGGTGTGGAATTTGAGGTTGTCAGGGAGGTGAGATCCCCATATCATGCCCACAGAATTGTCATGAATGACCCGGAGCTGCTTACGTTCTTAAGTGCGAGTCAGTTCAGCGGCTCCGACATCCTGAGGGACGAGACAAGGCACGTTATAAGTGCAGTGAGGTGCCGTGATAGAGAGTGGGTCGATGAACTGATTGAGTTCATCACCGGTGAGGGCCAGGCCCTGGTTGCTGAATCCGGCTTTGAGCCGCTTCACTGA